In a genomic window of Staphylococcus taiwanensis:
- a CDS encoding nucleotide pyrophosphohydrolase has protein sequence MTHTITIVGLGNYDLDDLPLGVYRFLNQQQLIYARTLDHPVIRSLQHELQFESFDTIYEENDSFEDVYQQIVDILIEKAKTSDVVYAVPGHPRVAETTTAKLLEYDAQQDDVDVKVLGGKSFIDDIFGAVNCDPNDGFTLLDGTALESTMLNIRTNTLITQVYSAMMAADIKITLMERYSDDFLVQIVTEAHSTGAKVLEVPLFELDHDEAVFNNLTSVFVPKVVKEEEKYQDFDFAVEVIDRLVDDDNGCPWDRVQTHESLKRYLIEESFELFEAIDNEDDWHMIEELGDILLQVLLHTSIGKKEGYMDINEVIESLNAKMIRRHPHIFGEENAESMEDLHDIWQTAKSKEGKTPRVKFEKVFADHFMALYDKTKNKDFDEETLRNYLKQGEKDS, from the coding sequence ATGACACATACAATAACGATTGTTGGGTTAGGCAATTATGATCTTGATGACTTACCGTTAGGTGTATATCGCTTCTTAAATCAACAGCAATTGATTTATGCACGTACACTCGACCATCCAGTGATTCGTAGTTTACAACATGAACTACAGTTTGAAAGTTTTGATACTATTTATGAGGAAAATGACAGTTTTGAAGATGTATATCAGCAAATTGTTGATATTTTAATAGAAAAAGCAAAAACGAGTGACGTAGTGTATGCAGTGCCAGGGCATCCACGAGTTGCAGAAACAACAACTGCTAAATTATTAGAGTATGATGCACAACAGGATGATGTTGATGTGAAAGTACTAGGTGGAAAAAGTTTTATCGATGATATATTTGGCGCAGTAAACTGTGATCCTAATGATGGTTTTACTTTATTAGATGGGACGGCATTAGAATCAACAATGTTAAACATTCGAACAAATACGCTCATTACACAAGTGTATAGTGCAATGATGGCGGCTGACATCAAGATTACATTGATGGAACGCTATTCAGATGATTTCTTAGTTCAAATTGTTACGGAAGCGCATAGTACAGGAGCGAAAGTACTTGAAGTGCCATTGTTTGAACTTGACCATGATGAAGCGGTGTTTAATAATTTAACAAGTGTCTTCGTTCCTAAAGTAGTTAAAGAAGAAGAAAAGTATCAAGACTTTGATTTTGCTGTTGAAGTGATTGATCGTTTAGTTGATGATGACAATGGATGTCCATGGGACCGTGTTCAAACACATGAATCTCTTAAACGTTATTTAATTGAAGAAAGTTTTGAGTTATTTGAAGCTATTGATAATGAAGATGACTGGCATATGATTGAAGAACTTGGAGATATATTATTACAAGTTCTGTTGCATACGAGTATTGGTAAAAAAGAAGGTTACATGGATATTAACGAAGTTATAGAAAGTCTTAATGCCAAGATGATACGTCGTCATCCGCACATTTTCGGAGAAGAAAACGCAGAATCAATGGAAGATTTGCATGACATTTGGCAAACAGCTAAAAGTAAAGAAGGCAAAACGCCTCGCGTCAAATTTGAGAAAGTATTTGCAGACCATTTCATGGCATTGTATGATAAAACCAAAAATAAGGATTTTGATGAGGAAACCCTTAGAAATTACTTGAAACAAGGGGAGAAAGATTCATGA
- a CDS encoding polysaccharide biosynthesis protein, with the protein MSFKSMSKSENANKSKLSGSKHVGERRTSEHAAFNGVVILTLALIIVKVLSAIYRVPYQNVLGDTGLYAYQQIYPIVALGMILSMNAIPSAVTQTLGSSGSAPAFSKVLIRFQMIGVIIFAAILVLAHPLAILMGDPRLAPMLRMASFSYLFIGVLGVFRGFYQNKQQMNIPAISQVIEQFIRVGFIIIAIMLFMMKDWTIYQAGTIAILASALGFLGSSLFLMMTKPFPLKMQNQTLSIPWKGLLMSTLIFALSQLLVILWQFIDSFTVVHTLQSYGLHFKNAIMQKGIYDRGASFIQMGLIVTTTFSFVLIPLLTEAIEAHNHVKMNRYANASLKITILISAAAGIGLINLLPMMNHVFFKTDSLGFTLGFYMLTVICVSLIMMDIALLQVLNQIRPILIGIVAGLLAKAILNVLMIHSFGIAGASISTVLSLALFVVILHYEVIKHYRFSRMRHFIFKMLAALVMMTIIIQLVMHILPPTGRLGGLVELLVVAIIGVAVLLILIMKLNILGYKELKHLPFGDKLYHIKKGRHS; encoded by the coding sequence ATGAGCTTTAAATCCATGTCTAAATCTGAGAACGCAAACAAGTCGAAATTGTCTGGTTCAAAGCATGTAGGAGAGAGAAGGACATCAGAACATGCAGCTTTCAATGGGGTCGTTATTTTGACCTTAGCGCTTATTATTGTAAAGGTGCTTAGTGCCATTTATCGTGTCCCTTATCAGAATGTGCTTGGTGATACTGGATTATATGCTTATCAACAGATATATCCTATTGTTGCATTGGGAATGATTTTATCGATGAATGCAATCCCGAGTGCGGTTACACAAACACTTGGCAGTAGTGGTAGTGCACCTGCTTTTTCAAAAGTGCTCATACGTTTCCAAATGATAGGTGTGATCATCTTCGCAGCTATCTTGGTTCTAGCACATCCACTTGCAATACTAATGGGAGACCCCCGACTTGCACCAATGCTTAGAATGGCCAGTTTTAGTTATTTGTTTATCGGAGTACTTGGTGTCTTTCGTGGCTTCTATCAAAACAAACAGCAAATGAATATTCCGGCTATTTCCCAGGTTATAGAACAATTTATTCGTGTAGGTTTTATCATCATAGCAATTATGTTGTTCATGATGAAAGATTGGACGATTTATCAAGCTGGAACGATTGCTATCTTGGCCTCTGCACTTGGGTTCTTAGGCTCTAGTCTATTTCTAATGATGACTAAACCCTTCCCTTTGAAAATGCAGAACCAAACACTATCGATACCGTGGAAAGGACTTCTTATGTCCACGCTTATCTTTGCATTGAGCCAGTTACTAGTTATACTATGGCAATTTATCGATAGTTTTACCGTCGTTCATACATTGCAATCTTACGGTCTACATTTTAAAAATGCTATTATGCAAAAAGGTATATATGATCGTGGCGCTTCATTTATACAAATGGGCTTAATCGTTACGACAACATTTAGTTTTGTACTTATTCCTTTGCTAACCGAAGCAATTGAAGCCCATAATCACGTGAAAATGAATCGTTATGCCAATGCTTCACTTAAAATAACAATTTTAATTAGTGCAGCAGCTGGTATCGGCCTCATTAATTTGTTGCCTATGATGAATCATGTCTTTTTTAAAACAGACAGTCTAGGTTTTACATTAGGATTTTATATGTTGACGGTCATTTGTGTATCCTTAATAATGATGGATATTGCATTATTGCAAGTGCTTAATCAGATTCGCCCTATTTTAATTGGAATCGTAGCAGGATTGTTAGCTAAAGCTATATTAAACGTATTAATGATTCATTCCTTTGGTATAGCTGGTGCAAGTATAAGTACAGTACTGTCATTAGCACTCTTTGTTGTTATATTACATTATGAAGTAATTAAACATTATCGTTTTAGTCGTATGCGTCATTTTATTTTCAAAATGTTAGCAGCATTAGTAATGATGACAATTATTATTCAACTTGTCATGCACATATTGCCTCCGACTGGACGTTTAGGTGGGTTGGTAGAACTATTAGTTGTAGCTATCATAGGTGTTGCCGTATTATTAATATTGATAATGAAACTTAATATTTTAGGATATAAAGAGTTAAAACACTTGCCATTTGGTGATAAGTTATATCATATAAAGAAAGGACGACATTCATGA
- the mfd gene encoding transcription-repair coupling factor translates to MRTVISDYIQNDKRFQELDDVFGQENILVTGLSPSAKATIIAEKYLKDKKQMLLITNNLYQADKLETDILQYVNDSDVYKYPVQDIMTEEFSTQSPQLMSERVRTLTALAHNEKGLFIVPLNGLKKWLTPVELWKDHQMTLQVGDDIDVDDFLNKLVNMGYRRESVVSHIGEFSLRGGIIDIYPLIGQPVRIELFDTEVDSIRDFDVETQRSNDNVEKIDITTASDYVITEDVIQHLQTELKQAYEETRPKIDKSVRNDLKEIYESFKLFESTFFDHQLLRRLVAFMYKQPSTLIDYFEKDAIIVADEYNRIKETEKTLTTEVDDFIQNLIESGNGFIGQSFMQYDGFETLLGNYPVTYFTLFTSSMPVQLQHIIKFSCKPVQQFYGQYDIMRSEFQRYVHNDYTIVVLVETETKVERIQSMLNEMHIPTVTHVHNDIQSGQAIVTEGSLSEGFELPYMQLVVITERELFKTKQKKQRKRTKTMSNAEKIKSYQDLNVGDYIVHVHHGVGRYLGVETLEVGDVHRDYIKLQYKGTDQLFVPVDQMDQVQKYVASEDKSPKLNKLGGSEWKKTKAKVQQSVEDIADELIALYKEREMSVGYQYGEDTAEQHAFEMDFPYELTPDQAKSIEEIKGDMERERPMDRLLCGDVGYGKTEVAVRAAFKAVMEGKQVAFLVPTTILAQQHYETLIERMQDFPVRIELISRFRSTKEVKETKEGLKSGYVDIVVGTHKLLSKDIQYKDLGLLVVDEEQRFGVRHKERIKTMKTNVDVLTLTATPIPRTLHMSMLGVRDLSVIETPPENRFPVQTYVLEQNSNFIKEALERELSRDGQVFYLYNRVQSIYEKREQLQMLMPGANIAVAHGQMTERDLEETMLSFINGEYDILVTTTIIETGVDVPNANTLIIEEADRFGLSQLYQLRGRVGRSSRIGYAYFLHSANKVLTETAEERLQAIKEFTELGSGFKIAMRDLNIRGAGNLLGKQQHGFIDSVGFDLYSQMLEEAVNEKRGIKEEEPDAPEVEMELNLDAYLPAEYIQNEQAKIEIYKKLRKVETEEQLFDIKDELIDRFNDYPVEVERLLEMVEIKIHALYAGVTLIKDKGKQIEVSLSTKATEQINGEELFKQTQPLGRAMKLGVKEGKMHVMLTKSKQWLDNLKFLVKCLEGSMVIENEL, encoded by the coding sequence TTGAGAACAGTCATTTCAGATTATATTCAAAACGACAAACGCTTCCAAGAACTAGACGATGTTTTTGGTCAAGAGAATATTCTTGTTACCGGCCTATCTCCCTCAGCCAAGGCAACGATTATTGCTGAAAAGTACCTAAAAGATAAAAAACAGATGTTGTTAATCACCAACAACTTATATCAAGCAGATAAATTAGAAACAGATATTCTGCAATATGTGAATGATTCAGATGTTTATAAATATCCTGTTCAAGATATTATGACTGAAGAATTTTCAACGCAAAGCCCTCAACTTATGAGTGAACGTGTAAGAACACTAACCGCATTAGCTCATAATGAGAAAGGGTTATTTATCGTTCCATTAAATGGCTTAAAAAAATGGCTAACACCAGTAGAATTATGGAAAGACCATCAGATGACGTTACAAGTGGGCGATGATATTGATGTAGATGACTTTTTAAATAAATTAGTGAACATGGGATATCGTCGCGAGAGCGTCGTATCACACATTGGCGAATTCTCTCTACGTGGTGGCATTATTGATATCTATCCGTTAATCGGGCAACCTGTCCGCATTGAATTATTCGATACGGAAGTTGATTCGATTCGTGATTTTGATGTTGAAACGCAACGTTCAAACGATAACGTTGAAAAGATCGATATTACTACTGCAAGTGACTATGTCATCACAGAAGATGTGATTCAACACTTACAAACTGAATTAAAACAAGCGTATGAAGAAACGAGACCTAAGATTGATAAATCAGTAAGAAATGATTTGAAAGAGATATATGAAAGTTTTAAACTCTTTGAATCTACATTTTTTGATCATCAATTGTTACGTCGCCTCGTAGCATTTATGTATAAACAACCGTCTACACTGATTGATTATTTTGAAAAGGATGCCATCATTGTAGCCGATGAATACAACCGTATTAAAGAAACTGAAAAGACACTAACAACTGAAGTGGATGACTTTATTCAAAATCTAATTGAGAGTGGTAATGGCTTCATAGGGCAATCATTTATGCAATATGATGGTTTTGAAACATTATTAGGCAATTATCCAGTTACCTACTTTACATTGTTTACGTCTTCGATGCCGGTACAGTTACAACATATCATTAAATTCTCATGTAAACCTGTGCAACAATTTTACGGTCAGTACGATATCATGCGTTCAGAATTTCAACGCTATGTACACAATGACTATACAATCGTGGTATTAGTCGAGACGGAAACCAAAGTTGAACGAATACAATCTATGTTAAATGAGATGCATATTCCAACTGTGACGCATGTTCATAATGATATACAAAGTGGACAAGCCATTGTTACAGAAGGTAGTTTATCTGAAGGTTTCGAATTGCCATATATGCAATTGGTTGTTATCACTGAGCGAGAGCTTTTCAAAACGAAACAGAAGAAACAACGTAAACGTACTAAGACCATGTCTAATGCGGAAAAGATTAAGTCATATCAAGATTTAAATGTAGGCGATTATATCGTACATGTACACCATGGTGTGGGACGTTATTTAGGTGTAGAAACGCTAGAAGTTGGCGATGTTCACAGAGACTACATTAAATTGCAATATAAAGGCACGGATCAACTCTTTGTACCTGTTGACCAAATGGATCAAGTACAAAAATACGTCGCTTCTGAAGATAAATCACCAAAGTTAAATAAACTTGGTGGTTCAGAGTGGAAAAAGACGAAAGCTAAAGTTCAACAAAGTGTCGAAGATATTGCTGATGAATTAATTGCTTTATACAAAGAAAGAGAAATGTCGGTTGGTTATCAATATGGTGAGGATACTGCTGAACAGCATGCGTTTGAAATGGACTTCCCGTATGAACTGACACCTGACCAAGCAAAATCAATCGAAGAGATTAAAGGCGACATGGAACGTGAGCGTCCAATGGATAGATTGTTATGTGGTGATGTTGGTTATGGTAAGACTGAAGTTGCTGTGCGTGCAGCGTTTAAAGCGGTAATGGAAGGGAAGCAAGTTGCATTTCTAGTGCCTACAACTATCTTAGCGCAACAACATTATGAAACGTTAATTGAACGTATGCAAGATTTCCCTGTACGTATTGAGTTGATTAGTCGATTCCGTTCAACCAAAGAAGTCAAAGAGACAAAAGAGGGTCTCAAATCTGGATACGTGGATATTGTTGTTGGGACACATAAATTACTCAGTAAAGATATTCAATACAAAGATTTAGGCTTATTAGTTGTCGATGAAGAACAACGCTTTGGTGTACGTCATAAAGAACGTATTAAAACAATGAAGACTAACGTTGATGTGTTGACTTTAACAGCAACACCGATTCCTAGAACATTACACATGAGTATGCTAGGTGTGCGAGATTTATCTGTTATTGAAACGCCACCAGAGAATCGTTTCCCAGTACAAACCTATGTGTTGGAGCAGAACAGTAATTTTATCAAAGAAGCTTTAGAACGCGAGCTATCACGTGATGGACAAGTATTCTATCTATATAACAGAGTTCAATCTATTTATGAAAAGCGTGAACAACTCCAAATGCTAATGCCTGGTGCGAATATCGCAGTGGCACATGGTCAAATGACTGAACGTGATTTAGAAGAAACTATGTTAAGTTTCATTAACGGTGAATACGATATCTTAGTCACAACTACAATTATAGAAACAGGGGTAGATGTCCCTAATGCCAATACATTAATCATTGAAGAAGCAGACCGCTTCGGTTTAAGTCAGTTATATCAATTACGAGGTCGTGTAGGGCGATCAAGTCGTATTGGTTATGCCTACTTCCTACATTCAGCCAATAAAGTGTTAACAGAAACTGCCGAAGAACGTTTACAAGCGATTAAAGAATTTACTGAATTAGGTTCTGGATTTAAAATTGCGATGCGAGATTTAAATATACGTGGTGCCGGAAACTTATTAGGTAAACAACAACATGGCTTTATTGATTCTGTCGGTTTCGACCTTTATTCACAAATGTTAGAAGAAGCGGTTAATGAAAAACGTGGAATCAAAGAAGAAGAACCTGATGCACCAGAAGTAGAAATGGAACTTAACCTGGATGCCTACTTACCAGCCGAATATATTCAAAATGAACAAGCTAAAATTGAAATTTATAAAAAGTTACGTAAAGTTGAAACAGAAGAACAACTTTTTGATATTAAAGATGAGTTAATTGATCGCTTCAATGACTATCCGGTTGAAGTTGAACGTTTATTAGAAATGGTAGAGATTAAAATACATGCGTTATATGCTGGTGTGACATTAATTAAAGACAAAGGTAAGCAAATAGAGGTTTCTCTATCTACTAAAGCGACAGAACAAATCAATGGAGAAGAATTGTTTAAACAGACGCAACCATTAGGTCGTGCGATGAAGTTAGGTGTTAAAGAAGGTAAAATGCATGTAATGCTAACTAAATCTAAACAATGGTTAGACAACTTGAAATTCTTAGTGAAATGTCTTGAAGGAAGTATGGTTATTGAAAATGAGCTTTAA
- a CDS encoding aminoacyl-tRNA hydrolase, whose amino-acid sequence MKCIVGLGNIGKRYELTRHNIGFEVIDYILEKHHFTLDKQKFKGAYTIEHLNGDKVLFIEPMTMMNLSGEAVGPLMDYYNVDVDDLIVLYDDLDLSQGHIRLRQKGSAGGHNGMKSIIKHLGTDQFKRIRIGVGRPTNGMSVPDYVLQKFSKEEMMTMDKVIEHSAQAVEAFIESSRFDHVMNEYNGEVN is encoded by the coding sequence ATGAAATGTATTGTGGGTCTTGGAAATATAGGTAAACGTTATGAATTAACAAGACACAATATTGGCTTTGAAGTAATTGATTACATTTTAGAAAAACATCATTTTACTTTAGATAAACAAAAATTTAAAGGAGCTTACACGATTGAACATCTTAATGGCGATAAGGTGTTATTTATCGAACCCATGACAATGATGAACCTTTCAGGAGAAGCTGTTGGACCGTTAATGGACTATTATAATGTAGACGTAGATGATTTGATTGTATTGTATGATGATTTAGACTTATCTCAAGGACACATTCGTTTGCGCCAAAAAGGTAGTGCTGGTGGTCATAATGGCATGAAATCAATTATAAAACATTTAGGTACAGATCAATTTAAACGTATTCGTATTGGTGTAGGGAGACCAACAAATGGCATGTCAGTTCCGGATTATGTATTGCAGAAATTTTCAAAAGAAGAAATGATGACAATGGACAAAGTGATTGAACATTCAGCACAAGCCGTTGAAGCATTTATCGAAAGTTCACGCTTTGATCATGTAATGAATGAATATAATGGAGAAGTCAATTGA
- a CDS encoding 50S ribosomal protein L25/general stress protein Ctc codes for MTSLKSIIRQGKQTRSDLKKLRNTGKVPAVVYGYGTKNTSVKVDEVEFIKVIREVGRNGVIDLGVGSKSIKVMVSDYQFDPLKNQITHIDFLAINMTEERTVDVPVHLVGEAAGAKEGGVVEQPLFDLQVTATPENIPESIEVDITELEVNDSYSVADIKVSGDFTIENDPEESVVTVVPPTDEPTEEEVEAMEGEAATEEPEVVGEDKEDSEEEDKEENKDEE; via the coding sequence ATGACTTCATTAAAGTCAATCATCCGTCAAGGTAAACAAACACGTTCTGACCTTAAAAAACTACGTAATACAGGTAAAGTACCTGCAGTTGTTTATGGTTATGGTACTAAAAATACTTCAGTTAAAGTTGATGAAGTTGAATTCATCAAAGTTATCCGTGAAGTAGGACGTAACGGTGTTATCGATTTAGGCGTAGGTTCTAAATCAATTAAAGTAATGGTGTCAGATTATCAATTTGACCCACTTAAAAACCAAATTACACACATTGACTTCTTAGCAATCAACATGACTGAAGAACGTACTGTTGATGTACCAGTTCACTTAGTAGGTGAAGCTGCTGGCGCTAAAGAAGGTGGCGTAGTTGAACAACCATTATTCGACTTACAAGTTACAGCAACTCCAGAAAATATCCCTGAGTCAATCGAAGTTGACATTACTGAATTAGAAGTAAATGACAGCTACTCAGTTGCAGATATTAAAGTATCTGGCGATTTCACAATTGAAAACGACCCAGAAGAATCTGTTGTAACAGTAGTTCCTCCAACTGATGAACCTACTGAAGAAGAAGTTGAAGCTATGGAAGGTGAAGCAGCAACTGAAGAACCTGAAGTAGTTGGTGAAGACAAAGAAGATAGCGAAGAAGAAGACAAAGAAGAAAATAAAGACGAAGAATAA
- a CDS encoding ribose-phosphate diphosphokinase — MLNNEYKNSSLKIFSLKGNEPLAQEVADRVGIELGKCSVKRFSDGEIQINIEESIRGCDVFIIQPTSNPVNLHLMELLIMIDACKRASAANINIAVPYYGYARQDRKARSREPITAKLVANLIETAGANRMIALDLHAPQIQGFFDIPIDHLMGVPIIGQHFENDPNIDPEECVVVSPDHGGVTRARKLADILKTPIAIIDKRRPKPNVAEVMNIVGEIEGRTAIIIDDIIDTAGTITLAAQALKDKGAKDVYACCTHPVLSGPAKERIENSAIKELIVTNSILLDDSRKPSNTKELSVAGLLAQAIIRVYERESVSVLFD, encoded by the coding sequence ATGTTAAATAATGAATACAAGAATTCATCTTTAAAGATTTTCTCTTTAAAAGGAAATGAGCCGTTAGCGCAAGAAGTTGCTGATCGTGTAGGGATTGAATTAGGGAAATGTTCTGTAAAACGCTTTAGTGATGGTGAAATTCAAATCAATATTGAAGAAAGTATTCGTGGTTGTGATGTCTTCATTATCCAACCAACTTCGAATCCAGTTAATTTACACCTAATGGAATTATTAATTATGATTGATGCATGTAAGCGTGCTTCAGCAGCAAATATTAATATTGCAGTTCCATACTATGGTTATGCACGACAAGATAGAAAAGCACGTAGCCGTGAACCTATTACAGCTAAATTAGTAGCTAACTTAATTGAAACAGCTGGCGCTAATCGCATGATTGCTTTAGATTTACACGCACCACAAATTCAAGGATTCTTTGATATTCCAATCGACCATTTAATGGGTGTACCTATCATTGGTCAACATTTTGAAAATGACCCTAACATCGACCCTGAAGAATGTGTCGTAGTATCACCTGACCATGGTGGTGTTACACGTGCACGTAAACTTGCTGACATTTTAAAAACTCCGATTGCTATTATTGATAAACGTCGTCCTAAACCTAACGTAGCAGAAGTTATGAACATTGTAGGAGAAATCGAAGGACGTACAGCGATTATTATTGATGATATTATTGATACAGCAGGTACAATTACGTTAGCTGCACAAGCACTTAAAGATAAAGGTGCTAAAGATGTATACGCTTGTTGTACACACCCAGTATTATCTGGTCCTGCAAAAGAACGTATCGAAAATTCAGCGATTAAAGAATTAATCGTTACAAACTCAATCTTACTTGATGACTCTCGTAAGCCATCAAACACAAAAGAATTATCAGTGGCTGGTTTATTAGCACAAGCTATTATTCGTGTGTATGAACGAGAATCAGTCAGTGTATTATTTGACTAA